The proteins below come from a single Aegilops tauschii subsp. strangulata cultivar AL8/78 chromosome 6, Aet v6.0, whole genome shotgun sequence genomic window:
- the LOC109783176 gene encoding KIN14B-interacting protein At4g14310 — MAARLKDRGGGGSGVKAASTAAPRALTPRPFPLSSSSSASASRRTPGTAAAAAAAAGGKENSASKLSKQQPTSAVRWSTSSIPRASRVPGASVEPSSKLVSTLRASAALPAGRASLGKDAEPGLRRSVSGGIRSVSTERGRRSVSAAARPSDAARGGSGGAAPRASDAAAHEIGSRSLGFDSRGRRAKAAEEISRKREVLDAKAKQADSVGRSRESLDAKAKQISGKKVGLDVRAVKQCDVFRESSGAFDSNVKKQSDEGNGKRVGILDARARLGDEICRKQEEGHDLTLVKEISSKNVVAGLTGSGEVSAKAFSATQSDCDGGNSSVIPVFTVHVVDSDDVCSGVREHQKKPEEFNKQGEKGKLADKIRVFEKAATSGEGKSVKTLCSVNKYPSKLHEKLAALEGRVQKIATDIKKTKEMLDDNNPDEPKQILSNIQKEINAIEQAISHVKVDNKSQLGTEDNSDCEISHAKMGASEKSAVVKPHDMKDAGKGMNTDELEARFFPHHKLLRDRRTSSATQQESCVALIKGCNGKMEPGTLEPRDDENSIAMEFLASLDGEESDFFKDRRAKNLEKHMICEAADASGKTSSQGSSKIPDGSTNEVEMELCGENLEEFDEQENKSTMVIQEETEESSIDQLSGIGNKSATGGWFVSEGEAVLLAHGDGTCSYYDIANHEFKSEYKPPSVVSHNTWGDCWLIRAPGVDGCSGRYVVAASAGNALEPGFCSWDYYNREVQAFHVDEEASLAPVPSARTVLGPLPNIGSSRSSSAISTIERPQWWYRPCGPLLLSTASKQKMVTAYDIRDGDVVMKWEVSSPVLGMEYSSPLQWRSRGKVVIAGTESIGLWDVNSLNPQPLLSVASAGKRVYCLHVNNTDAEVGGGVRQRVSSSEVEGNDGVFTTQESVNVFDFRVPSGIGLKMARNGGTANSVFSRGDSVFIGSTEGRLQIKGGPKSRVQQYSLKKGRLVATYELPEFNAHFHHSSITQVWGNSNVVLASCGMGLFAFDTFNEEGVQQTYSFDRGNTIGAREVIGSDDLYCPTFDYSSSRVLLVSKDRPAHWRYLP; from the exons ATGGCCGCCCGCCTCAAggaccgcggcggcggcggcagcggcgtgaaggcggcctccaccgccgccccgcgcgcGCTCACGCCCAGGCCGttccccctctcctcctcctcctccgcctccgcctcgcGCCGCACCCccggcaccgccgccgccgctgccgccgccgccgggggcAAGGAGAACTCGGCGTCGAAGCTCTCCAAACAGCAGCCCACCTCCGCGGTGCGGTGGTCCACCTCCTCGATCCCGCGGGCCAGCAGGGTCCCGGGGGCCTCCGTCGAGCCCTCCTCCAAGCTCGTCTCCACGCTCCGCGCCTCCGCCGCGCTGCCGGCGGGGAGGGCCTCCCTCGGGAAGGACGCGGAGCCTGGCCTGCGGCGGAGCGTCAGCGGCGGGATCAGGTCCGTCTCCACCGAGAGGGGGCGGAGGTCGGTGAGCGCGGCCGCCAGGCCCTCAGATGCCGCCAGGGGAGGGAGCGGCGGCGCTGCCCCCCGGGCTTCAGATGCTGCCGCTCATGAGATCGGCTCGAGGAGCCTAGGGTTTGATTCGAGGGGGCGGAGGGCGAAGGCGGCTGAAGAGATCAGCAGGAAAAGAGAGGTCTTGGATGCCAAGGCTAAGCAGGCAGATAGTGTTGGCAGGAGCAGAGAGAGCCTTGATGCAAAGGCGAAGCAGATCAGTGGGAAAAAAGTGGGCTTGGATGTGCGTGCGGTGAAGCAATGTGATGTGTTCAGAGAGAGCAGCGGAGCATTTGACTCCAATGTGAAGAAGCAGAGTGATGAGGGAAATGGGAAAAGAGTGGGCATCTTGGATGCGAGGGCAAGGCTAGGTGATGAAATTTGTAGGAAGCAAGAAGAGGGGCATGACCTGACACTGGTGAAGGAGATCAGTTCCAAGAATGTTGTTGCTGGTCTTACTGGCTCAGGGGAGGTTTCTGCCAAAGCCTTTTCCGCTACCCAGAGCGATTGTGATGGAGGTAACAGCTCTGTTATCCCTGTGTTTACCGTGCACGTGGTCGACTCGGATGATGTTTGTTCGGGAGTGAGAGAGCATCAGAAGAAGCCCGAGGAGTTTAATAAGCAGGGAGAGAAGGGGAAATTGGCTGACAAGATTAGAGTTTTTGAGAAAGCAGCAACAAGCGGCGAGGGAAAATCGGTGAAAACTTTGTGCAGTGTGAACAAGTACCCAAGCAAGCTGCATGAGAAGCTGGCTGCGCTGGAAGGGAGGGTTCAGAAGATTGCCACCGATATCAAGAAGACCAAGGAGATGCTGGACGACAACAACCCAGACGAGCCAAAGCAGATATTGTCAAATATCCAGAAAGAGATTAATGCAATTGAGCAGGCGATTTCTCATGTCAAAGTTGATAACAAGAGTCAGTTAGGTACTGAAGATAACAGTGACTGTGAGATCTCTCATGCTAAGATGGGTGCGAGTGAGAAATCTGCTGTCGTGAAGCCACATGACATGAAGGATGCTGGAAAAGGAATGAATACTGATGAACTGGAGGCAAGGTTTTTCCCACATCATAAACTATTGAGGGATCGTAGGACGTCTAGTGCTACTCAACAGGAGTCGTGCGTGGCTCTGATAAAAGGCTGTAATGGAAAAATGGAACCTGGTACCCTCGAGCCCCGTGATGACGAGAACAGTATAGCAATGGAATTTCTGGCTTCTTTAGATGGCGAAGAGAGTGACTTCTTCAAGGATCGCAGAGCTAAGAACTTGGAAAAGCACATGATTTGTGAAGCAGCAGATGCTAGTGGCAAGACGTCTAGCCAAGGTAGCTCAAAGATTCCAGATGGTTCAACTAATGAAGTGGAAATGGAATTGTGTGGTGAGAACCTAGAAGAGTTTGATGAGCAGGAAAACAAGTCAACGATGGTGATACAGGAGGAAACCGAGGAGTCTTCCATTGATCAATTATCAGGGATAGGTAATAAGTCTGCAACAGGTGGATGGTTTGTTTCAGAAGGGGAAGCCGTCCTTCTTGCTCATGGAGATGGCACCTGCTCTTATTATGATATTGCAAACCATGAG TTCAAGTCTGAATATAAGCCTCCCAGTGTGGTGTCACATAATACTTGGGGTGATTGCTGGTTGATTCGTGCCCCAGGTGTAGATGGATGCTCTGGTAGATATGTGGTTGCAGCATCTGCTGGTAATGCACTGGAACCTGGGTTTTGCAGCTGGGATTACTACAACAGAGAAGTACAAGCATTTCATGTTGATGAGGAGGCATCTCTTGCTCCTGTACCATCAGCCAGGACAGTTCTTGGGCCTCTTCCTAATATAGGTTCATCAAGATCTAGTTCTGCTATTTCAACCATAGAACGGCCGCAATGGTGGTACAGACCATGCGGACCTCTCCTCCTTTCTACTGCTAGCAAGCAGAAGATGGTCACGGCTTATGACATCCGCGATGGCGATGTTGTGATGAAATGGGAAGTAAGCAGTCCAGTACTTGGAATGGAGTACTCCAGCCCACTGCAATGGCGTAGCAGGGGGAAGGTCGTTATTGCTGGGACTGAATCAATTGGGTTGTGGGATGTGAATTCGCTTAACCCGCAACCCCTATTATCTGTTGCTTCTGCTGGTAAAAGAGTTTACTGCCTTCATGTTAACAACACGGATGCTGAGGTGGGTGGAGGAGTTCGTCAAAG AGTTAGTTCATCCGAGGTGGAGGGAAATGATGGTGTTTTCACTACGCAAGAAAGTGTTAATGTATTTGACTTCCGTGTACCTTCTGGCATCGGTCTTAAAATGGCAAGAAACGGTGGAACGGCGAACTCAGTCTTCTCACGCGGAGACTCAGTATTTATTGGTAGCACAGAAGGCAGGTTGCAAATAAAAGGAGGGCCGAAATCACGAGTTCAGCAGTATTCACTGAAAAAGGGGAGGCTTGTTGCAACCTATGAATTACCGGAGTTCAATGCTCACTTCCATCACTCTTCGATAACCCAAGTGTGGGGCAATTCCAATGTTGTCTTGGCTTCATGCGGTATGGGCTTGTTCGCTTTTGACACCTTCAATGAAGAAGGCGTCCAACAAACTTACAGCTTTGACCGTGGAAACACCATTGGAGCAAGAGAGGTTATTGGCTCTGATGATTTGTACTGCCCTACATTTGATTACTCATCATCGAGGGTTCTTCTGGTCTCGAAAGACCGTCCAGCCCATTGGAGGTACTTGCCATAG
- the LOC109783177 gene encoding phosphate transporter PHO1-2 isoform X2 — MVKFSREYDASIIPEWKPAFVDYRGLKKLIKRIKVERRDADDSSAGDSSPETAALAAGVESAGYGAGFSVLDPVRALAARFAPRVQASMDDEESGDSGELVRSTDKHEREFLEKADEELEKVNTFYATQEAELLGRGEALIDQLRILADVKRILADHAATRRARGSLLGRSRSMPAVAPPSPAFSGSGRYLLSGLATPQSMSDGSVELQQAQMTEGAAVADEVMAALERNGVSFVGLPGKKDAKKEGSGRGGRLQLPSTVRIDIPASNPGRAALKVWEELVNVLRKDGADPAAAFVHRKKVQHAEKNIRDAFMALYRGLELLKKFSSLNVKAFTKILKKFVKVSEQQRATDLFSQKVKRSSFSTSDKVLQLSDEVEALFLKHFAGNDRMVAMKYLNPQQPKNTHMITFLVGLFTGTFVSLFIIYAILAHVSGIFASTGNTAYMEVVYHVFSMFALISLHCFLYGCNLFMWKSTRINQNFIFDFAPNTALTHRDAFLMSASIMCTVVAALVINLFLRNAGASYANAVPGGLIVLSAGLLLCPFNVFYRSTRYCFMRIMRNIMFSPFYKVLMADFFMADQLTSQIPLLRHMEFAACYFMAGSFRANPYETCTTSQQYKHLAYVISFLPYYWRAMQCLRRYIEEHDINQLANAGKYVSAMVAAAVRFKYNVTPTPFWMWMVLISSSGATVYQLYWDFVKDWGFFTPKSKNLWLRDDLILKNKFTYYISMMLNLVLRLAWAQSVMKIRINKNETRLLDFSLASLEIIRRGHWNFYRLENEHLNNVGKFRAVKTVPLPFRELETD; from the exons ATGGTGAAGTTCTCGCGGGAGTACGATGCCAGCATCATCCCCGAGTGGAAGCCCGCCTTCGTCGACTACAGGGGCCTCAAGAAGCTCATCAAGAGGATCAAGGTCGAACGGCGCGACGCGGACGACAGCAGCGCAGGGGactcctcgccggagaccgccgccctcgccgccggcgtcGAGAGCGCCGGCTATGGCGCCGGCTTCTCCGTGCTCGACCCCGtccgcgccctcgccgcccggtTCGCGCCCAGGGTGCAGGCCTCCATG GATGACGAGGAGAGCGGGGATTCCGGGGAGCTCGTGCGATCCACGGACAAGCAT GAGCGGGAGTTTCTGGAGAAGGCGGACGAGGAGCTGGAGAAGGTGAACACCTTCTACGCGACGCAGGAGGCGGAGCTGCTGGGCCGCGGCGAGGCGCTCATCGACCAGCTGCGCATCCTCGCCGACGTCAAGCGCATCCTGGCCGACCACGCGGCCACCCGCCGCGCACGGGGCTCCCTCCTGGGCCGCAGCCGCTCCATGCCGGCGGTGGCCCCGCCCTCGCCGGCGTTCAGCGGCTCCGGGCGGTACCTCCTCTCCGGCCTCGCCACGCCGCAGTCCATGTCAG ATGGGAgcgtggagctgcagcaggcgcAGATGACGGAGGGCGCGGCGGTGGCCGACGAGGTGATGGCGGCGCTGGAGCGCAACGGCGTCAGCTTCGTGGGGCTGCCCGGCAAAAAGGACGCCAAGAAGGAGGGCAGCGGCAGGGGCGGGAGGCTGCAGCTGCCGTCGACGGTGCGCATCGACATCCCGGCGAGCAACCCGGGGCGGGCGGCGCTCAAGGTGTGGGAGGAGCTGGTGAACGTGCTGCGCAAGGACggcgccgaccccgccgccgccttcgTCCACCGGAAGAAGGTGCAGCACGCCGAGAAGAACATCCGCGACGCCTTCATGGCGCTCTACCGCGGCCTCGAGCTGCTCAAGAAGTTCAG TTCTCTGAACGTAAAGGCCTTCACCAAGATTCTCAAGAAATTCGTCAAG GTGTCGGAGCAGCAGCGAGCGACGGACCTTTTCTCGCAGAAGGTGAAGAGATCGTCGTTCAGCACCTCCGACAAG GTGCTTCAGCTGTCGGACGAGGTGGAGGCACTCTTTCTGAAGCACTTCGCGGGCAACGACAGGATGGTGGCGATGAAGTACCTCAACCCGCAGCAGCCCAAGAACACCCACATGATCACCTTCCTCGTAG GGTTGTTCACGGGCACATTTGTGAGTCTGTTCATCATATACGCCATCCTGGCACATGTTTCCGGCATTTTCGCCTCAACTGGAAACACGGCCTACATGGAGGTAGTCTACCATGTCTTCAG CATGTTCGCGCTCATCAGCCTGCACTGCTTCCTGTACGGATGCAACCTGTTCATGTGGAAGAGCACCCGGATAAACCAGAATTTCATCTTCGACTTCGCCCCCAACACCGCCCTCACGCACCGGGACGCCTTCCTCATGTCCGCCTCCATCATGTGCACTGTCGTCGCCGCGCTGGTCATCAACCTCTTCCTCAGGAATGCCGGCGCATCCTACGCCAACGCCGTGCCCGGGGGGCTCATAGTG CTGTCAGCCGGACTTTTACTCTGCCCGTTCAATGTGTTCTACCGCTCGACGCGTTACTGCTTCATGCGCATCATGCGCAACATCATGTTCTCACCATTCTACAAG GTTCTGATGGCCGATTTCTTCATGGCTGACCAGTTAACTAGTCAG ATCCCGTTGTTAAGGCACATGGAGTTTGCAGCGTGCTACTTCATGGCAGGAAGCTTTAGGGCTAACCCATATGAGACTTGTACTACCAGCCAGCAGTACAAACACCTGGCCTATGTCATCTCTTTTCTCCCTTACTATTGGAGAGCTATGCAG TGTTTAAGAAGGTACATAGAGGAACATGACATTAATCAGCTCGCCAACGCCGGGAAGTACGTGTCGGCGATGGTGGCGGCTGCCGTCAGGTTCAAGTACAATGTCACACCGACACCATTCTGGATGTGGATGGTCCTCATCTCATCCTCAGGCGCCACCGTTTACCAGCTCTACTGGGACTTTGTCAAGGATTGGGGCTTTTTCACTCCCAAATCTAAGAACCTATGGCTCAGGGATGATCTCATCCTGAAGAACAAGTTCACCTACTACATTTCCATG ATGCTAAATCTAGTGCTTCGGCTAGCATGGGCTCAAAGTGTGATGAAGATCCGTATTAATAAGAACGAGACTCGCCTGCTGGATTTCTCCCTTGCGTCCTTGGAGATAATCCGACGAGGACACTGGAATTTCTACAG GCTGGAGAACGAACACTTGAACAATGTTGGCAAGTTCAGAGCAGTGAAGACTGTCCCATTACCATTTCGTGAACTCGAAACGGATTGA
- the LOC109783177 gene encoding phosphate transporter PHO1-2 isoform X1 has product MVKFSREYDASIIPEWKPAFVDYRGLKKLIKRIKVERRDADDSSAGDSSPETAALAAGVESAGYGAGFSVLDPVRALAARFAPRVQASMDDEESGDSGELVRSTDKHEREFLEKADEELEKVNTFYATQEAELLGRGEALIDQLRILADVKRILADHAATRRARGSLLGRSRSMPAVAPPSPAFSGSGRYLLSGLATPQSMSDGSVELQQAQMTEGAAVADEVMAALERNGVSFVGLPGKKDAKKEGSGRGGRLQLPSTVRIDIPASNPGRAALKVWEELVNVLRKDGADPAAAFVHRKKVQHAEKNIRDAFMALYRGLELLKKFSSLNVKAFTKILKKFVKVSEQQRATDLFSQKVKRSSFSTSDKVLQLSDEVEALFLKHFAGNDRMVAMKYLNPQQPKNTHMITFLVGLFTGTFVSLFIIYAILAHVSGIFASTGNTAYMEVVYHVFSMFALISLHCFLYGCNLFMWKSTRINQNFIFDFAPNTALTHRDAFLMSASIMCTVVAALVINLFLRNAGASYANAVPGGLIVLSAGLLLCPFNVFYRSTRYCFMRIMRNIMFSPFYKVLMADFFMADQLTSQIPLLRHMEFAACYFMAGSFRANPYETCTTSQQYKHLAYVISFLPYYWRAMQCLRRYIEEHDINQLANAGKYVSAMVAAAVRFKYNVTPTPFWMWMVLISSSGATVYQLYWDFVKDWGFFTPKSKNLWLRDDLILKNKFTYYISMVLYFVQLIYSTASMQKMTRFMITNSFTMQMLNLVLRLAWAQSVMKIRINKNETRLLDFSLASLEIIRRGHWNFYRLENEHLNNVGKFRAVKTVPLPFRELETD; this is encoded by the exons ATGGTGAAGTTCTCGCGGGAGTACGATGCCAGCATCATCCCCGAGTGGAAGCCCGCCTTCGTCGACTACAGGGGCCTCAAGAAGCTCATCAAGAGGATCAAGGTCGAACGGCGCGACGCGGACGACAGCAGCGCAGGGGactcctcgccggagaccgccgccctcgccgccggcgtcGAGAGCGCCGGCTATGGCGCCGGCTTCTCCGTGCTCGACCCCGtccgcgccctcgccgcccggtTCGCGCCCAGGGTGCAGGCCTCCATG GATGACGAGGAGAGCGGGGATTCCGGGGAGCTCGTGCGATCCACGGACAAGCAT GAGCGGGAGTTTCTGGAGAAGGCGGACGAGGAGCTGGAGAAGGTGAACACCTTCTACGCGACGCAGGAGGCGGAGCTGCTGGGCCGCGGCGAGGCGCTCATCGACCAGCTGCGCATCCTCGCCGACGTCAAGCGCATCCTGGCCGACCACGCGGCCACCCGCCGCGCACGGGGCTCCCTCCTGGGCCGCAGCCGCTCCATGCCGGCGGTGGCCCCGCCCTCGCCGGCGTTCAGCGGCTCCGGGCGGTACCTCCTCTCCGGCCTCGCCACGCCGCAGTCCATGTCAG ATGGGAgcgtggagctgcagcaggcgcAGATGACGGAGGGCGCGGCGGTGGCCGACGAGGTGATGGCGGCGCTGGAGCGCAACGGCGTCAGCTTCGTGGGGCTGCCCGGCAAAAAGGACGCCAAGAAGGAGGGCAGCGGCAGGGGCGGGAGGCTGCAGCTGCCGTCGACGGTGCGCATCGACATCCCGGCGAGCAACCCGGGGCGGGCGGCGCTCAAGGTGTGGGAGGAGCTGGTGAACGTGCTGCGCAAGGACggcgccgaccccgccgccgccttcgTCCACCGGAAGAAGGTGCAGCACGCCGAGAAGAACATCCGCGACGCCTTCATGGCGCTCTACCGCGGCCTCGAGCTGCTCAAGAAGTTCAG TTCTCTGAACGTAAAGGCCTTCACCAAGATTCTCAAGAAATTCGTCAAG GTGTCGGAGCAGCAGCGAGCGACGGACCTTTTCTCGCAGAAGGTGAAGAGATCGTCGTTCAGCACCTCCGACAAG GTGCTTCAGCTGTCGGACGAGGTGGAGGCACTCTTTCTGAAGCACTTCGCGGGCAACGACAGGATGGTGGCGATGAAGTACCTCAACCCGCAGCAGCCCAAGAACACCCACATGATCACCTTCCTCGTAG GGTTGTTCACGGGCACATTTGTGAGTCTGTTCATCATATACGCCATCCTGGCACATGTTTCCGGCATTTTCGCCTCAACTGGAAACACGGCCTACATGGAGGTAGTCTACCATGTCTTCAG CATGTTCGCGCTCATCAGCCTGCACTGCTTCCTGTACGGATGCAACCTGTTCATGTGGAAGAGCACCCGGATAAACCAGAATTTCATCTTCGACTTCGCCCCCAACACCGCCCTCACGCACCGGGACGCCTTCCTCATGTCCGCCTCCATCATGTGCACTGTCGTCGCCGCGCTGGTCATCAACCTCTTCCTCAGGAATGCCGGCGCATCCTACGCCAACGCCGTGCCCGGGGGGCTCATAGTG CTGTCAGCCGGACTTTTACTCTGCCCGTTCAATGTGTTCTACCGCTCGACGCGTTACTGCTTCATGCGCATCATGCGCAACATCATGTTCTCACCATTCTACAAG GTTCTGATGGCCGATTTCTTCATGGCTGACCAGTTAACTAGTCAG ATCCCGTTGTTAAGGCACATGGAGTTTGCAGCGTGCTACTTCATGGCAGGAAGCTTTAGGGCTAACCCATATGAGACTTGTACTACCAGCCAGCAGTACAAACACCTGGCCTATGTCATCTCTTTTCTCCCTTACTATTGGAGAGCTATGCAG TGTTTAAGAAGGTACATAGAGGAACATGACATTAATCAGCTCGCCAACGCCGGGAAGTACGTGTCGGCGATGGTGGCGGCTGCCGTCAGGTTCAAGTACAATGTCACACCGACACCATTCTGGATGTGGATGGTCCTCATCTCATCCTCAGGCGCCACCGTTTACCAGCTCTACTGGGACTTTGTCAAGGATTGGGGCTTTTTCACTCCCAAATCTAAGAACCTATGGCTCAGGGATGATCTCATCCTGAAGAACAAGTTCACCTACTACATTTCCATGGTATTGTACTTTGTCCAACTGATTTATAGTACAGCATCAATGCAGAAAATGACCAGATTTATGATCACTAATTCTTTCACAATGCAGATGCTAAATCTAGTGCTTCGGCTAGCATGGGCTCAAAGTGTGATGAAGATCCGTATTAATAAGAACGAGACTCGCCTGCTGGATTTCTCCCTTGCGTCCTTGGAGATAATCCGACGAGGACACTGGAATTTCTACAG GCTGGAGAACGAACACTTGAACAATGTTGGCAAGTTCAGAGCAGTGAAGACTGTCCCATTACCATTTCGTGAACTCGAAACGGATTGA